A window of Papilio machaon chromosome 1, ilPapMach1.1, whole genome shotgun sequence contains these coding sequences:
- the LOC106713689 gene encoding myrosinase 1 gives MALLQLLFLVCASIAIVESKIIDNIRHEVRKFPDEFQFGAATASYQVEGAWNEDGKSESIWDHLLHENPCYVLDCSNGDIADDSYHQYKRDVEMMRELGLDFYRFSLSWTRILPTSFPDKINEAGVQYYNNLIDEMLKYNIKPMVTLYHWDLPQKLQEMGGWTNPNIIDWYSDYARVVFELFGDRVKDWITINEPYQICYNGYGDNSLAPFLNIKGVADYMCAKNLLLAHAKAYHIYDEEFRPTQGGSIFISLSAQWYDAEYEEFAVAAQEANDFFWAVYSHPIFAASGDFPKSVKVAVAAKSIEQGYPRSRLPEFTEEEIAYVRGSSDYFGLNHYSTMYVYRNESTLSYYETPSFNDDHGVMTYTYDEWNIGESKKTNFVPWGFTKLLTKIREDYGNPPVIVTENGFATYEGLNDEDRVTYYKHYISAMLDAMDEGSDIRSYTAWSIMDNFEWTAGYTERFGLYEVDYDSEERTRTPRKSAFVYKQILRTRELDMHYEPDTDVMTIDEGH, from the exons aTGGCGTTACTGCAACTACT ATTTCTCGTATGTGCCTCCATAGCAATTGtcgaaagtaaaattattgataatattcGGCACGAAGTTAGAAAATTCCCCGATGAATTCCAATTCGGTGCAGCTACTGCTTCTTATCAAGTCGAGGGGGCTTGGAATGAAgatg GGAAATCGGAGAGTATTTGGGACCATTTATTACATGAAAACCCATGTTATGTCTTGGACTGTTCAAATGGTGACATCGCAGATGATTCTTATCACCAATATAAAAGAGACGTGGAGATGATGCGAGAGCTGGGCTTGGACTTTTACAGATTCTCACTTTCCTGGACCAGAATATTACCAACTAGCTTTCcagacaaaataaatgaagcaGGAGTTCAAtactacaataatttaattgatgaaaTGCTCAAGTACAATATCAAACCAATGGTTACACTGTATCATTGGGACTTACCACAGAAATTGCAGGAGATGGGTGGATGGACCAACCCTAATATTATTGATTGGTATTCAGACTATGCACGTGTTGTTTTCGAGTTATTTGGTGATAGAGTTAAAGATTGGATCACTATAAATGAACCTTATCAAATTTGCTACAATGGCTATGGAGACAATTCGCTGGCGCCTTTTCTAAACATTAAGGGTGTCGCAGATTATATGTGTGCGAAAAACTTGTTGTTAGCTCATGCTAAGGCATATCACATCTATGACGAAGAATTTCGTCCAACTCAGGGTGGCTCTATTTTCATTTCTCTGAGCGCGCAGTGGTATGATGCGGAGTATGAAGAATTTGCAGTCGCCGCACAGGAAGCTAACGATTTCTTT TGGGCTGTTTACTCGCATCCTATATTTGCTGCTAGCGGAGACTTTCCTAAATCTGTAAAAGTCGCTGTGGCTGCTAAGAGTATTGAACAAGGATATCCTAGATCAAGGCTGCCCGAATTTACTGAAGAAGAAATCGCCTACGTCCGAGGCTCTTCAGATTACTTTGGACTTAATCATTACTCAACAATGTATGTGTATCGAAATGAATCTACTTTAAGTTATTATGAGACGCCATCATTTAATGATGACCATGGAGTTATGACTTATACCTACGATGAATGGAATATTGGTGAATCGAAAAAAACGAAC TTTGTTCCATGGggatttactaaattattaacaaaaataagagAAGATTATGGAAATCCTCCAGTCATTGTCACAGAAAACGGTTTCGCTACATACGAAGGACTAAACGATGAAGACCGCGTCACCTACTACAAACATTACATCAGCGCTATGCTAGACGCCATGGACGAAGGATCAGATATCCGTAGCTATACAGCGTGGAGCATAATGGACAATTTCGAATGGACAGCCGGTTACac TGAACGCTTCGGTCTGTACGAGGTGGACTACGATAGTGAGGAGCGCACGCGCACGCCACGCAAATCCGCCTTTGTATATAAGCAGATACTGCGCACGCGCGAGCTCGACATGCACTACGAGCCCGACACTGACGTCATGACCATCGACGAGGGACACTGA
- the LOC123723639 gene encoding myrosinase 1-like: MRAVEMCSHTRLLLFVILNVVLVDSKYQNRRSTRKFPAGFRFGTATAAYQVEGAWNEDGKTESIWDYLTHTNPSAIRDGSNGDTAANSYHLYKRDVEMMRELGLDYYRFSLSWPRILPTAFPDKINEAGVEYYNNLIDEMLKYNIEPVVTIYHWDLPQKLQKMGGWSNPYIIDWYSDFARVCFKLFGHKVKKWITINEPAQICDFGYGRDLLAPMLQIPGVADYICARNLLLAHAKAYHIYDKEFRPKQNGAIFISLSAQFYSYEFEKYKEAALEANDFNWAIYSYPIFSKTGDFPPSMKKRVARKSAEQGFFRSRLPELNPEEIAFIKGTSDYFGLNHYFSYYVYRNDSVNGMFESPSTDDDLGVATYFGDRWQIGESNATMFVPKGFYYLLTKIRNDYNNPPVFVTENGFATRGGLRDDDRVTYYRYYISAMLDAIAEGSDIRAYTAWSMMDNFEWTAGYTERFGLYEVDFSSPNRTRTPRKSAFIYKQIVRTRELDWYYEPESYVMTIDKGH, translated from the exons ATGCGGGCGGTCGAAATGTGCTCGCACACACGTTTGCT ACTCTTCGTCATCTTAAATGTGGTGTTAGTAGATAGTAAGTATCAAAATCGGCGGAGTACAAGAAAGTTTCCAGCTGGGTTTCGCTTTGGCACCGCGACAGCCGCTTATCAAGTCGAAGGAGCCTGGAATGAAGATG gaaaAACTGAAAGTATATGGGATTACCTGACACATACGAACCCCAGCGCGATCCGAGATGGTTCGAACGGTGACACTGCCGCTAATTCCTACCACTTGTATAAGAGAGACGTGGAGATGATGCGAGAGTTAGGCTTGGATTATTACAGATTTTCTTTATCTTGGCCTCGCATCCTACCCACGGCATTCCCAGACAAGATTAACGAAGCTGGAGTGGAGTACTATAATAACTTGATAGACGAAAtgcttaaatataatatagaacCCGTGGTCACGATCTATCATTGGGATCTGCCGCAGAAACTGCAGAAGATGGGTGGCTGGTCGAATCCGTATATAATCGACTGGTATTCAGATTTTGCTCGCgtctgttttaaattattcggACATAAGGTTAAAAAATGGATCACGATAAACGAACCGGCACAAATTTGTGACTTCGGTTATGGCAGGGATTTACTAGCTCCTATGCTTCAAATACCAGGAGTTGCCGACTATATATGTGCCAGGAATTTGCTGCTGGCTCACGCGAAAGCATATCACATATACGATAAAGAGTTTAGACCAAAACAGAACGGTGCTATATTCATTTCATTGAGTgctcaattttattcatacgaatttgaaaaatacaaagaagCCGCTTTAGAAGCAAATGACtttaat TGGGCCATATATTCGTATCctatattttctaaaactgGCGACTTTCCACCTTCTATGAAAAAAAGAGTGGCGCGGAAGAGTGCTGAACAAGGCTTCTTCAGATCCAGGCTTCCGGAATTGAACCCTGAAGAAATCGCTTTCATCAAAGGCACTTCAgattattttggtctcaatCATTATTTCTCGTACTACGTGTACAGAAATGATTCGGTGAATGGTATGTTTGAATCACCCTCCACTGACGACGATCTTGGAGTTGCCACTTACTTCGGAGATCGGTGGCAAATCGGAGAGTCTAATGCTACCATg TTCGTGCCGAAGGGTTTCTATTATCTTTTGACGAAGATAAGAAATGATTACAACAATCCTCCGGTGTTTGTGACCGAGAACGGCTTTGCGACACGCGGCGGGTTGCGGGACGACGACCGCGTCACTTACTACCGCTACTACATCTCCGCCATGCTGGATGCCATCGCCGAGGGCTCTGACATACGCGCCTACACCGCTTGGAGCATGATGGATAACTTTGAATGGACGGCTGGTTACAC AGAGCGTTTTGGTCTGTACGAGGTGGACTTCTCGAGTCCGAATCGAACGCGCACGCCACGGAAATCCGCCTTCATCTACAAACAAATTGTACGCACGCGCGAACTCGACTGGTACTATGAACCTGAAAGTTACGTCATGACTATAGATAAGGGACATTAA
- the LOC106713687 gene encoding lactase-phlorizin hydrolase — protein MMWARLPLVLFVCSSIVIGECKIINNVRHDVRKFPEHFLFGTATASYQVEGAWDKDGKTENIWDHATHTNPCVVKDCSNGDIADDSYHQYKRDVEMMRELGLDFYRFSLSWTRILPTSFPDKINEAGVQYYNNLINEMLKYNIKPMITLYHWDLPQKLQDMGGWTNPEIVNWFADYARIAFELFSDRVTDWITINEPHQVCYHGYGDDTLAPLLNIKGVADYLCAKNLLLAHAKAYHIYDKEFRPSHGGKIFIALSAQWYDTEYEEFVDAAKEANDFTWAIYSHPIFSETGDFPPVVKKYVAQRSAEQGFYRSRLPEFTEEEIDYVRGTSDYFGLNHYLTYYVYRNQSLINYYESPSFEEDMGVITYIYDEWQIGESKYTKFVPWGFYKLLTRIREDYGNPPVIITENGFATKGGLNDEDRVTYYRHYISAMLDAMEEGSDVRAYTAWSLMDNFEWLAGYTERFGLYEVDYESAERTRTPRKSAFVYKQIVRTRELDMHFEPDTDIMTIDEGLSNDTYQNRHTMWSIQRILFFVIASIVIAECKTINNARHEVRKFPENFRFGAATASYQVEGAWDEDGKSENIWDHITHTNPCVVKDCSNGDIADDSYHQYKRDVEMMRELGLDFYRFSLSWTRILPTSFPDKINEAGVQYYNNLIDEMLKYNIKPMVTLYHWDLPQKLQEMGGWTNPNIIDWYSDYARVAFELFGDRVKDWITINEPLQVCYYGYGDNSLAPLLNIKGVADYMCAKNLLLAHAKAYHIYDKEFRPTQGGSIFISLSAQWHDTEHEEFADAAKDANEFTWGIYANPIFSDTGDFPEVMKKRVAAKSIEQGLYRSRLPEFTAEEIDYIRGSSDYFGLNHYSTKYVYRNESVFGYYESPSFYDDMELVTYTKNEWKIGESQFTKFVPWGFYKLLTEIKEAFGNPPVVITENGFATYGGLDDEDRVTYYKHYINSMLDAIEDGSDVRGYTAWSLMDNYEWLQGYTERFGLYEVDYESAERTRTPRKSAFVYKQILRTRELDMHYEPDTDVMTIDEGH, from the exons ATGATGTGGGCGAGGTTGCCGTTGGT TTTGTTCGTGTGTTCGTCGATTGTAATAGGCGAGTgtaaaatcattaataatgTTCGACACGACGTAAGAAAATTTCCTGAACATTTTCTTTTCGGCACCGCCACTGCCTCATACCAAGTAGAAGGAGCTTGGGATAAAGATG GAAAAACCGAAAATATATGGGATCACGCAACTCATACAAATCCATGCGTTGTAAAAGACTGCTCAAACGGTGATATCGCAGATGATTCATATCACCAATATAAGAGAGATGTAGAGATGATGCGGGAACTGGGCTTGGACTTTTACAGATTCTCACTCTCATGGACTAGAATTTTACCAACCAGTTTTCCAGACAAAATAAACGAAGCAGGAGttcaatattataacaatttgatTAATGAAATGCTCAAGTACAATATCAAACCAATGATTACGCTATATCATTGGGATTTACCGCAAAAACTGCAGGATATGGGTGGATGGACAAACCCTGAAATAGTAAACTGGTTTGCAGATTACGCTAGGATTGCTTTCGAATTGTTTAGTGATCGAGTTACAGACTGGATCACAATCAACGAACCTCATCAAGTATGCTACCATGGCTATGGAGACGACACTTTGGCTCCTCTTTTGAACATCAAGGGTGTGGCTGATTATTTGTGTGCCAAAAACTTATTGCTAGCTCATGCTAAGGCTTATCACATCTATGACAAAGAGTTCCGTCCATCGCATGGTGGTAAAATTTTCATAGCATTAAGCGCGCAGTGGTACGATACGGAATATGAAGAATTTGTAGATGCTGCGAAAGAAGCTAATGATTTCACG tGGGCAATATATTCACATCCAATTTTTTCGGAAACCGGTGATTTCCCGCCTGTTGTTAAAAAGTACGTCGCTCAAAGGAGTGCGGAGCAAGGTTTTTATAGATCGAGGCTGCCTGAATTTACAGAAGAAGAAATTGACTACGTCCGTGGTACATCAGATTACTTCGGTCTCAATCACTATTTAACGTACTATGTATATCGAAATCAATCTCTAATCAATTATTATGAATCACCATCTTTTGAGGAAGACATGGGAGTAATAACTTATATCTATGATGAATGGCAGATTGGTGAATCAAAGTACACGAAG tTTGTTCCTTGGGGATTTTATAAGCTACTGACAAGAATACGTGAGGATTATGGAAATCCTCCAGTAATTATTACGGAAAATGGATTTGCAACAAAGGGAGGCTTGAATGACGAGGACCGTGTCACCTACTATAGGCATTACATCAGTGCTATGCTGGATGCCATGGAGGAAGGATCAGATGTCCGAGCTTACACAGCATGGAGTCTTATGGACAACTTTGAATGGCTTGCTGGATATAC TGAGCGCTTTGGTCTGTACGAGGTGGATTACGAGAGTGCGGAGCGCACGCGCACACCGCGCAAGTCCGCCTTCGTGTACAAGCAGATCGTGCGCACGCGCGAGCTCGACATGCACTTCGAGCCCGACACTGACATCATGACCATCGACGAGGGac TTTCAAACGATACATATCAAAATAGACACACGATGTGGTCGATACAACGAATTCT TTTTTTCGTGATTGCGTCAATAGTAATAGCAGAATGTAAGACTATCAACAATGCTCGACATGAAGTAAGGAAATTCCCTGAAAACTTTCGTTTTGGAGCCGCTACCGCTTCTTACCAAGTTGAAGGAGCATGGGATGAAGACG GAAAATCCGAGAACATCTGGGATCATATTACCCACACGAACCCATGTGTTGTAAAAGACTGTTCTAATGGAGACATCGCAGACGATTCTTATCACCAATACAAGAGAGATGTAGAGATGATGCGGGAACTGGGATTAGATTTTTACAGATTCTCACTCTCATGGACCAGAATTTTACCAACTAGCTTTCcagacaaaataaatgaagcaGGAGTTCAATATTACAACAATTTGATTGATGAAATGCTCAAGTACAATATCAAACCAATGGTTACACTGTATCATTGGGACTTGCCACAAAAATTGCAGGAGATGGGTGGATGGACCAACCCTAATATTATTGATTGGTATTCAGACTACGCACGTGTTGCTTTCGAGTTATTTGGTGATAGAGTTAAAGATTGGATCACTATAAATGAACCACTTCAAGTATGCTACTACGGCTATGGAGACAATTCGCTGGCACCTCTTCTAAACATTAAGGGTGTTGCAGATTATATGTGTGCGAAAAACTTGTTGTTAGCTCATGCTAAGGCATATCACATTTATGACAAAGAGTTTCGCCCGACTCAAGGTGGCtccattttcatttctttaagTGCTCAATGGCATGATACAGAACATGAAGAATTTGCGGATGCTGCTAAAGATGCTAATGAATTCACG TGGGGAATTTATGCGAACCCCATTTTTTCGGATACCGGGGATTTTCCGGAAGTCATGAAAAAACGTGTAGCAGCTAAGAGCATTGAACAAGGACTTTATAGATCCAGGCTGCCTGAATTTACTGCCGAAGAAATTGATTACATCCGGGGCTCATCGGATTACTTTGGTCTCAATCATTACTCAACGAAATATGTATACAGAAATGAGTCTGTGTTTGGTTACTACGAGTCACCATCATTCTACGATGACATGGAACTAGTAACTTATACCAAAAACGAATGGAAGATCGGTGAATCACAATTTACCAAA ttcgtTCCATGGGGATTCTATAAACTGTTGACCGAAATAAAAGAGGCTTTCGGTAATCCTCCCGTTGTTATCACGGAAAATGGATTCGCTACTTACGGAGGCTTAGATGACGAGGACCGCGTCACTTACTACAAGCACTATATCAATTCTATGCTTGATGCTATCGAGGATGGTTCGGACGTTCGAGGTTACACAGCTTGGAGTCTAATGGATAATTATGAATGGCTACAGGGCTATAC TGAGCGCTTTGGTCTGTACGAGGTGGACTACGAGAGTGCGGAGCGCACGCGCACGCCACGTAAGTCAGCCTTCGTGTACAAGCAGATCCTACGCACGCGCGAGCTCGACATGCACTACGAGCCCGACACTGACGTCATGACCATCGACGAGGGACattga
- the LOC106713688 gene encoding lactase-phlorizin hydrolase: MADIQFLLLVSATIFIVDGKIINHVRHEVRKFPDDFLFGTATASYQVEGAWNEDGKSESIWDHITHENPCVTKDCLNGDIADDSYHQYKRDVEMMRELGLDYYRFSLSWPRILPTSFPDKINGAGVQYYNNLIDEMLKYNIKPMVTLYHWDLPQKLQEMGGWTNPNIIDWYSDYARVVFELFGDRVKDWITINEPHPVCNFGYGDKTMAPLLNIKGVADYMCSKNLLLAHAKAYHIYDKEFRPTQGGKIFIALSAQWYDAEHEEFSVAAQEANDFLWAIYSHPIFSKTGDFPKSVKETVAAKSAQQGFPRSRLPEFTQEEIDYIRGTSDYFGLNHYFTKYVYRNESVVNYYESPSFEDDYGVIMYTYDDWKIGESDFTKFVPWGFYKLLTKIRQDYDNPPVIITENGFATLGGLNDDDRITYYKHYMNAMLDAMEDGSDVQGYTAWSLMDNFEWLQGYTQRFGLYEVDYESPERTRTPRKSAFVYKQILRTRELDMHYEPDTNVMTIDEGRKLPSVEVKFAMAGIQLLFIVTASIVIVQSKIIDQVRHEVRKFPDNFLFGTATASYQVEGAWDKDGKTESIWDHVTHENPCVTTDCLNGDIADDSYHQYKRDVEMMRELGLDHYRFSLSWPRILPTSFPDKINEAGVQYYNNLIDEMLKYNIKPMVTLYHWDLPQKLQEMGGWTNPNIVDWYSDYTRVAFELFGDRVKHWITINEAHAVCYAGYGDNALAPLLNIKGVADYMCTKNLLLAHAKAYHIYDEEFRPTQGGSIFMTIIAQYYDTEHEEFLQVAEEANDFSWGLYSHPIFSETGDFPKSLKERVAAKSAEQGFPRSRLPEFTQEEIDYIRGTSDYFGLNHYYTNFVYRNESTMTYYESPSFDDDLGAVMYTYDDWVIGESDFTKFVPWGFYKLLTKIREDYGNPPIIITENGFASHGGLNDDDRIKYYRHHLNAVLDAIEDGSDIQGYTAWSLMDNFEWLRGYTERFGLYEVDYESPERTRTPRKSAFVYKQILRTRELDMHYEPDTDVMTIDEGH, encoded by the exons ATGGCGGATATACAATTCCT ccTTCTTGTGTCTGCGACCATATTTATTGTTGatggtaaaattataaaccatGTTCGTCACGAGGTACGGAAATTTCCTGACGATTTTCTTTTCGGCACCGCCACCGCTTCTTACCAAGTAGAAGGAGCGTGGAATGAAGACG GGAAATCCGAAAGCATTTGGGATCACATTACCCACGAGAATCCATGCGTTACAAAGGATTGTTTAAATGGTGACATCGCTGATGATTCTTATCACCAATATAAGAGAGATGTGGAGATGATGCGGGAGTTGGGCTTGGACTATTACAGATTCTCACTGTCCTGGCCAAGAATTTTACCAACCAGCTTTCCAGATAAAATAAACGGAGCAGGAGTTCAATATTACAACAATTTGATTGATGAAATGCTCAAGTACAATATCAAACCAATGGTTACACTGTATCATTGGGACTTACCACAGAAATTGCAGGAGATGGGTGGATGGACCAACCCTAATATTATTGATTGGTATTCAGACTACGCACGTGTTGTTTTCGAGTTATTTGGTGATAGAGTTAAAGATTGGATAACAATCAACGAACCTCACCCTGTTTGTAATTTTGGTTATGGAGATAAAACAATGGCTCCGCTACTAAACATTAAGGGTGTTGCAGATTATATGTGTTCGAAAAACTTATTGCTAGCTCATGCTAAAGCATATCACATTTACGACAAAGAGTTTCGACCTACACAGGgcggtaaaatttttatagcgCTAAGCGCGCAATGGTACGATGCTGAGCATGAGGAATTTTCAGTTGCTGCTCAGGAAGCTAACGATTTCTTG tgggCGATTTACTCTCATCCTATATTTTCGAAGACCGGCGATTTTCCAAAATCAGTAAAAGAAACAGTAGCCGCTAAAAGTGCTCAACAAGGCTTTCCCAGATCAAGGCTACCGGAATTCACTCAGGAAGAGATTGACTACATACGCGGTACCTCTGATTACTTTGGACTTAATCACTACTtcacaaaatatgtttatcgCAATGAGTCAGTTGTCAATTATTACGAATCACCATCTTTTGAAGATGATTACGGCGTTATAATGTACACGTATGACGATTGGAAGATTGGAGAATCAGATTTCACAAAA TTTGTACCGTGGGGATTCTACAAgcttttaactaaaataagacAGGACTATGATAATCCTCCTGTGATAATTACTGAAAATGGTTTTGCAACACTCGGAGGCTTGAACGATGACGATCGTATTACCTACTACAAGCATTACATGAACGCAATGTTGGATGCCATGGAGGATGGCTCTGATGTTCAAGGATACACGGCCTGGAGTCTAATGGACAACTTCGAATGGCTTCAAGGCTATAC gcaACGCTTCGGTCTGTACGAGGTGGACTACGAGAGTCCGGAGCGCACGCGCACGCCACGCAAGTCTGCCTTTGTGTACAAGCAGATCCTGCGCACGCGCGAGCTCGATATGCACTATGAGCCCGACACCAACGTCATGACCATCGATGAGGGAC gtAAGCTACCTTCAGTGGAGGTAAAGTTTGCAATGGCGGGGATACAACTACT ttttatcgTCACTGCGTCCATAGTAATAGtccaaagtaaaataattgatcAAGTTCGTCATGAAGTAAGAAAATTTCCTGACAATTTTCTTTTCGGCACAGCCACCGCTTCCTATCAGGTAGAAGGAGCGTGGGATAAAGATG GAAAAACAGAAAGCATTTGGGACCATGTAACACACGAAAATCCATGCGTTACCACAGACTGTTTAAATGGTGACATTGCAGACGATTCTTATCACCAATATAAGAGGGACGTAGAGATGATGAGAGAGTTGGGATTGGACCATTACAGATTTTCTTTGTCGTGGCCAAGAATTTTACCAACCAGTTTTcctgataaaataaatgaagcaGGTGttcaatattacaataatttaattgatgaaaTGCTCAAATACAACATTAAGCCAATGGTTACCCTGTATCATTGGGATTTGCCACAAAAATTACAGGAAATGGGTGGATGGACCAACCCTAATATTGTTGACTGGTATTCAGACTACACACGTGTTGCGTTCGAGTTATTTGGCGATAGAGTTAAACATTGGATTACAATCAATGAAGCTCACGCCGTTTGCTATGCTGGCTATGGAGACAACGCGCTGGCGCCTCTTCTTAATATCAAAGGTGTCGCAGATTACATGTGTACAAAAAACTTGTTGCTTGCTCATGCTAAGGCATATCATATTTACGATGAAGAGTTTCGTCCAACTCAGGGAGGCTCGATTTTTATGACTATTATCGCGCAGTATTACGATACGGAACATGAAGAATTTTTACAAGTTGCTGAAGAGGCTAATGATTTTTCG TGGGGCCTTTATTCTCATCCTATATTTTCGGAGACCGGCGATTTTCCCAAATCCCTCAAAGAAAGAGTTGCCGCTAAAAGCGCTGAACAAGGATTTCCCAGATCGAGGCTACCGGAATTTACTCAGGAGGAAATTGATTACATTCGCGGCACATCTGATTACTTTGGACTCAAtcattattatacaaattttgtatatCGCAATGAGTCTACAATGACTTATTACGAATCACCATCATTTGACGATGACTTAGGCGCTGTAATGTACACCTACGACGATTGGGTTATTGGTGAATCGGACTTCAcgaaa TTTGTTCCGTGGGGATTCTACAAGTTGTTAACGAAAATAAGAGAGGATTACGGCAATCCtcctattattattactgaGAATGGTTTTGCTTCACACGGAGGTTTGAATGATGATGATCGCATTAAATACTACAGACATCACTTAAACGCTGTACTGGACGCCATTGAGGACGGATCAGATATCCAAGGTTATACAGCATGGAGTCTAATGGACAACTTCGAATGGCTAAGAGGATACAC TGAGCGCTTTGGTCTGTACGAGGTGGACTACGAAAGTCCGGAGCGCACGCGCACGCCTCGCAAGTCCGCCTTCGTGTACAAACAGATTCTGCGCACGCGTGAGCTCGACATGCACTACGAGCCCGATACTGACGTCATGACCATCGATGAAGGACACTAA